A region from the Luteolibacter flavescens genome encodes:
- a CDS encoding efflux RND transporter periplasmic adaptor subunit, translating to MKKAVPLILILAALAGGGWYFYGKYRSSHEPLVLQGNVDIRGVDLGFRVPGRIAEVLKDEGDAVKAGDLLARIDPEPYENELAQAKASETQSRAALSQAKATLAQAKADADLKRAGYRTEEIEQARASRSQAAVTMDNARRAYDRQAELVKTRGVSRQNFENAEAAFHEAEQRLKLAEANLRQLESGFRTEEVAAAEAAVGAAEAGVGSAEAAVAQAEAAVKTAAIRLGDTELKSPSDGIVITRALEPGAIVQAGPTVLSLSLEDPVWVRAYVHEPELGKFPPGTKVSLVTDGQPDHTFHGTVGFVSPRAEFTPKSVETKELRTSLVYRLRVVVDDSDGSLRQGMPVTVSLAPHPAE from the coding sequence ATGAAAAAAGCAGTCCCACTCATACTCATCCTCGCCGCCCTCGCCGGGGGTGGCTGGTACTTCTACGGGAAGTATCGTAGCAGCCACGAACCGCTCGTCCTCCAGGGGAATGTCGATATCCGCGGCGTGGATCTCGGCTTCCGCGTCCCCGGCCGCATCGCCGAGGTGCTGAAGGACGAGGGAGACGCCGTGAAGGCCGGCGACCTGCTCGCACGCATCGACCCGGAGCCCTACGAAAACGAACTCGCCCAGGCGAAGGCCTCCGAGACCCAGTCCCGCGCCGCCCTTTCCCAGGCGAAGGCCACGCTCGCCCAAGCGAAGGCCGATGCCGACCTCAAGCGCGCCGGCTACCGCACCGAGGAGATCGAGCAGGCACGCGCCAGCCGCTCCCAGGCCGCGGTGACCATGGACAATGCCCGCCGCGCCTACGACCGGCAGGCCGAGCTGGTGAAGACACGCGGCGTCTCGCGCCAGAATTTCGAAAACGCCGAGGCCGCCTTCCATGAAGCCGAGCAGCGACTGAAGCTCGCCGAGGCAAACCTGCGCCAGCTTGAAAGCGGCTTCCGCACCGAGGAAGTCGCCGCCGCCGAAGCCGCCGTGGGTGCCGCGGAGGCAGGAGTCGGCTCGGCCGAGGCCGCCGTCGCCCAGGCAGAAGCCGCGGTGAAGACCGCCGCCATCCGCCTCGGCGATACCGAGCTGAAAAGCCCGTCCGACGGGATCGTCATCACCCGCGCCCTCGAGCCCGGGGCGATCGTCCAGGCCGGACCCACCGTGCTCTCGCTCTCGCTGGAGGATCCCGTGTGGGTGCGCGCCTACGTTCACGAGCCCGAGCTGGGCAAGTTCCCGCCGGGGACGAAGGTCAGCCTGGTCACCGATGGCCAGCCCGACCACACCTTCCACGGCACGGTGGGCTTCGTCTCCCCGCGCGCCGAGTTCACGCCGAAGAGCGTCGAGACCAAGGAACTCCGCACCTCGCTGGTCTATCGACTGCGCGTGGTGGTGGATGACTCGGACGGCTCGCTGCGGCAGGGCATGCCCGTCACCGTCTCGCTGGCCCCGCACCCCGCGGAGTGA
- a CDS encoding CerR family C-terminal domain-containing protein, translated as MQRELFPTSPNKGEQARRKLLLAALKKVGEKGYENASVREIADDAGQNVASIAYYFGNKEKLYAAVLEGIGVYLAGIFSGLAEETRAKLESGTLDPQSATNVMKQLLRTLLGQQLEGGEFDKIRLVMIREQSSPSESFDLLYKKTLKPLHELFTNVLGVATGEDPASTITILRGHALFGQVLAFTVARTTILRRLGVKKLTRDHLATIGDIIDEHLDIICPGLKGAIP; from the coding sequence GTGCAGCGGGAACTGTTTCCGACGAGTCCGAACAAGGGCGAGCAGGCGCGGCGGAAGCTGTTGCTGGCGGCGCTGAAGAAGGTCGGCGAGAAAGGCTACGAGAATGCCTCGGTCCGCGAGATCGCGGATGACGCGGGCCAGAACGTGGCATCGATCGCCTATTACTTCGGCAACAAGGAAAAGCTCTACGCCGCCGTGCTGGAAGGCATCGGCGTCTATCTGGCGGGCATTTTCAGCGGGCTCGCGGAAGAGACGCGGGCGAAGCTCGAAAGCGGCACGCTCGATCCGCAGAGCGCGACGAACGTGATGAAGCAGCTCCTGCGAACCTTGCTCGGCCAACAATTGGAAGGCGGCGAGTTCGACAAGATCCGCCTCGTCATGATCCGAGAGCAATCGTCGCCCAGCGAGAGCTTCGACCTGCTCTACAAGAAGACGCTGAAGCCGCTGCACGAGCTTTTCACCAATGTCCTCGGCGTTGCCACCGGGGAAGATCCCGCCTCCACGATCACCATCCTGCGCGGGCACGCCCTCTTCGGCCAGGTGCTGGCCTTCACCGTCGCGCGCACGACCATCCTGCGCCGCCTCGGCGTGAAGAAGCTCACCCGCGATCACCTCGCGACCATCGGCGACATCATCGACGAACACCTCGACATCATTTGCCCCGGCTTGAAAGGAGCCATCCCATGA
- a CDS encoding type II secretion system protein: MKTRPHRRLSRGFTLVELLVVISIIIVLAAMSFGVIGTVTKRQKTVETQATITALSQAMDAFYSDYNRMPSVGSSGDEMTTEGQAGADLITILLGKEESSSEMQNPKQISYLNTKVGKTKAKGGLIYSNGNKVQGLYDAWGEPLRIKFDDDFDDEISDPVTQGKIVRQKRFVVWSWGPDKKFGDNDEVKSW; encoded by the coding sequence ATGAAAACCCGTCCACATCGCCGCCTTTCGCGCGGCTTCACCCTCGTCGAACTGCTCGTCGTCATCTCGATCATCATCGTGCTGGCCGCGATGAGCTTCGGTGTCATCGGCACCGTCACCAAGAGGCAAAAGACCGTCGAGACACAGGCCACGATCACGGCCCTGTCGCAAGCGATGGATGCCTTCTATTCCGACTACAACCGCATGCCGAGTGTGGGATCTTCCGGTGACGAGATGACCACGGAAGGCCAAGCCGGTGCCGACCTCATCACTATCCTGCTGGGCAAGGAGGAGAGCAGCTCCGAGATGCAGAATCCGAAGCAGATTTCCTACCTGAACACGAAGGTTGGCAAGACCAAGGCCAAGGGCGGTCTGATCTACAGCAACGGCAACAAAGTCCAAGGCCTCTATGATGCTTGGGGTGAGCCCCTCCGCATCAAATTCGACGACGACTTCGATGACGAAATCTCCGACCCTGTGACTCAAGGGAAGATCGTGCGCCAGAAGCGCTTCGTCGTCTGGAGCTGGGGCCCGGACAAGAAGTTCGGCGACAACGATGAAGTGAAGTCGTGGTAA
- the rnr gene encoding ribonuclease R — MDRKELRSALLRLMGGKGYRPMNKSEFSRDLSLSSNDRPLLRTELAEMLRAGLIAEGRKCRYELPKAAGHDKLRGTIKFLPRGHAWFYPDAADPDNLATGIDLKAHSRIHIPRRDTGTALEGDRVVVTFHLPKPAPWKQRGRKPVVPEEEPDARGKVDKVLERRSGRIVGIFRRKAKFLWVETDDPALSGQIDIFGDTTAEAGQLVVVDLDQWEKNRTPRGRILEVLGWPGQAGVDIAAVIHRHGLRTTFPEDVLAETRAVPEEVDPNEVARREDWRDRLVITIDPADAKDHDDAIWVENHDKGWTLAVHIADVSHYVKPRTPLDREASERGNSTYLVDRVLPMLPPELSNGICSLKPGVNRLTKCAVIEISPQGKVLKTRFCDAVINSQSKLSYEQAQAILDGKPAPGGSPANLEEMVKESWRMAAVLRKKRFKDGALDLEMPEIRVKLDDKGKAVEVHQVEHTASHQLIEECMLLANEAVAHVLKIRNKPTIYRVHEDPDFGKLAEFTETARAHGYQPGDLSNRAHIQKLLDASKGRPDEHLIKLGLLKSLKRAAYAPDPLGHYGLAKADYCHFTSPIRRYADLIVHRSLQPYLTNPPKHPDKVAGQAELAEFSRHISDTERTSADAENETKQIKMLEFLDGCTKQDPPPEFDGMITDVRNAGLLVEATGIGARGMVKREDLPRGDWHFEHAQMRYVSRGGLQFQLGQKVKLQVQRIDFQGKFIDFRIAGEPASKVHGAPIKWDSSSPVKFGDKPKPKAERKPKFEKTWPPKGKKPKKLGKKKR; from the coding sequence ATGGATCGAAAAGAACTGCGGAGCGCGTTGCTCCGCCTGATGGGCGGCAAAGGTTACCGCCCGATGAACAAGTCGGAATTTTCCCGCGACCTCTCCCTTTCCTCGAACGACCGCCCCCTCCTCCGCACCGAACTCGCGGAAATGCTCCGCGCGGGCCTGATCGCCGAAGGCCGCAAGTGCCGCTACGAACTCCCGAAGGCCGCAGGGCACGACAAGCTGCGCGGCACCATCAAGTTCCTGCCCCGCGGCCACGCGTGGTTCTACCCGGACGCCGCCGATCCGGACAATCTCGCCACCGGCATCGACCTGAAGGCGCACTCGCGCATCCACATCCCGCGCCGCGACACCGGCACCGCCCTGGAGGGCGACCGGGTGGTGGTGACCTTCCACCTGCCGAAGCCCGCACCATGGAAGCAGCGCGGCCGCAAGCCGGTGGTACCCGAGGAAGAGCCCGATGCCCGCGGCAAGGTGGACAAGGTGCTCGAGCGCCGCAGCGGTCGCATCGTCGGCATTTTCCGCCGGAAGGCGAAATTCCTCTGGGTGGAGACGGACGACCCCGCGCTCTCCGGCCAGATCGACATCTTCGGCGACACGACCGCCGAGGCCGGGCAGCTCGTGGTGGTGGATCTGGACCAGTGGGAAAAGAACCGCACCCCGCGCGGCCGCATTCTCGAGGTCCTCGGTTGGCCGGGTCAGGCAGGAGTGGACATCGCCGCGGTGATCCATCGCCACGGACTGCGCACCACCTTCCCCGAAGACGTGCTCGCGGAAACCCGCGCCGTGCCGGAAGAAGTGGATCCGAATGAAGTGGCACGTCGCGAGGACTGGCGAGACCGGCTCGTCATCACCATCGACCCCGCCGATGCGAAGGACCACGACGACGCGATCTGGGTGGAGAACCACGACAAGGGATGGACGCTCGCCGTCCACATCGCCGACGTCTCCCACTACGTGAAGCCGCGCACCCCGCTGGACCGCGAGGCATCCGAGCGCGGGAACTCGACCTACCTGGTCGATCGCGTGCTGCCGATGCTGCCGCCCGAGCTTTCCAATGGCATCTGCTCGCTGAAGCCGGGGGTGAACCGCCTGACCAAGTGCGCGGTCATCGAGATCTCGCCGCAGGGCAAGGTGCTGAAGACCCGCTTCTGCGACGCGGTCATCAATAGCCAGTCGAAGCTCTCCTACGAGCAGGCGCAGGCCATCCTCGACGGGAAGCCCGCGCCCGGGGGATCGCCCGCAAATCTGGAGGAGATGGTGAAGGAGTCGTGGCGGATGGCCGCGGTGCTCCGCAAGAAGCGCTTCAAGGACGGCGCGCTGGATCTGGAAATGCCGGAGATCCGCGTGAAGCTCGATGACAAGGGCAAGGCCGTGGAGGTCCATCAGGTGGAGCACACCGCCAGCCACCAACTCATCGAGGAATGCATGTTGCTGGCGAACGAGGCCGTCGCGCACGTCCTGAAGATCCGCAACAAGCCGACGATCTACCGCGTCCACGAGGATCCCGACTTCGGCAAGCTGGCCGAATTCACGGAAACCGCACGCGCCCACGGCTACCAGCCCGGCGACCTGTCGAACCGCGCGCACATCCAGAAGCTGCTGGATGCCTCGAAGGGCCGGCCCGACGAGCACCTCATCAAGCTGGGCCTGCTGAAAAGCCTGAAGCGCGCCGCTTACGCGCCCGATCCGCTCGGGCACTACGGCCTGGCGAAGGCGGACTACTGCCATTTCACCAGTCCGATCCGCCGCTACGCCGACCTCATCGTCCACCGCTCGCTGCAGCCGTATCTCACCAATCCGCCGAAGCACCCGGACAAGGTCGCAGGCCAGGCCGAGCTGGCGGAGTTCTCCCGCCACATCTCCGACACCGAGCGCACCTCCGCCGACGCCGAGAACGAGACGAAGCAGATCAAGATGCTGGAATTCCTCGACGGCTGCACGAAGCAGGATCCGCCGCCGGAATTCGACGGCATGATCACCGACGTCCGCAATGCGGGCCTGCTGGTCGAGGCCACCGGGATCGGCGCGCGCGGCATGGTGAAGCGCGAGGACCTGCCCCGCGGTGACTGGCACTTCGAGCACGCCCAGATGCGCTACGTCTCCCGCGGCGGCCTGCAATTCCAGCTCGGCCAGAAGGTGAAGCTGCAGGTCCAGCGCATCGACTTCCAAGGCAAGTTCATCGACTTCCGCATCGCCGGCGAACCCGCCTCGAAGGTCCACGGCGCGCCGATCAAGTGGGACAGCTCGTCGCCGGTGAAATTCGGAGACAAGCCGAAACCGAAGGCGGAACGGAAACCGAAATTCGAGAAGACCTGGCCGCCGAAAGGTAAGAAGCCGAAGAAGCTGGGCAAAAAGAAGAGGTGA